A stretch of DNA from Carya illinoinensis cultivar Pawnee chromosome 12, C.illinoinensisPawnee_v1, whole genome shotgun sequence:
CATCAGGTTCTGCCCGAGCATGTAGAGGGGTATAATTTGCAAGTGTTCCCTTTGTCCTCCACCGAGACCCACACGCACTGCACAAGACTGGCTTCTTGGTAGGTCCATTGCGCCAAAGGGAAGTGCTGTTTCAATGATTAATAATCAGCAGTCAAGAAGTATAACTGAGGTGATATGTTATTATCGTATCAATAGGTGATAAGCttagaatatgaaaaatgtGCATTGAATCATTGATGCCATGAATAAAGACAGTTTGGTGTATCTGCATGAcaaaaattaaacatttttaCGACAAAAGTTTGTATTTGagcttcctgtgtacttggttTACACTGTTTGCGCTTTTCAATAAAAGGATTATTCCTTAAcatataataattgtatttaACCCACATTGATGTTTGATGTAGCAGTGGAAACTTGGAAGAACGGTTCTTGCATTTTAACCAACCATACAAGAAAAGAACATAATTCTTTGAGAATATGCCATTTATCACAGAATAAAGTGATATCACAGACTATGGACAccaggatttaaaaaaaaaaaaatgaaggcctTTTTCAAACTAGAACATAGCTTGCTCCTAGCTGATCAAATAAACACATAATTATCTTTAAGCATAAGCTCATACCGTGGATGAAAGTTGTATTGAGTTCAAGGCAAAGTGTTGCCAAGCACAAGATATTAAAAAACTCTGAATGATTATAAATGAATGGGACATGTGTAGGGGATACGTTTAACAAGGGCATCTTACTTGCCATGAATGATTTGTCACAGTCGCAATTTCCATTCTATGACATATTTTCTAGAATGTGGagaatttagatattttttccaCTATGTCATTTGAACTCAAAAAACTTTCCTTCCTATACTGAAAAACACAACTTCAAGTTGCTCCTCCAGTCAATGTAATTTAGGATCAGGATTAACCGATTAACTGATGCTGATAGTGTATAAATTTTAGACTTACTAGGCAAGGGGATAGAATTTCCCATTTTCATAGAGCAGGCGAACTCTCACACACTAGCAAATGGCTGGGACAAGGTGCACTGATTGCGTTCAAGCAAAGTCAAAACATATTTACCTAGCTACATCAAATTTAAATAGATCAGCATCAGTGATACAACCAAAAAAGAGGCATAAGAACAAAACTTACATTCTAATCTATATCACACAGTGGAGAGTTATGACTTGCCAGGATTTGTATATTTGTATTCTGAGACTTGTCCCTGCAATTCCAAGCAGCAACAGAAATATTCTTCACCTGTGGCAACAAGTGGCTTTCCAGATATAAGTCTCTGTGAAACCTCGGCAGTTGCTGATTGATCAGATGAACAACGTTTATGGGCAGCAGCGTTGTGACTCTAATTCAAGTAGCACTTCCGATTCGCAACTTTCATCCGGTGATACCAAAGCAAGCAGTGTAAGTGCTGAAACTAAAAGAATCATGTAGATTGCTTTTAAAATTTGGTCAGAGAGCAAAATTCCTGATGTAAACTAAAACCATCTTGCCATTTGGACCATTGCCTCTTCAGAATATTGTATGCCTTCAATTCATTTTGCCCAGAGTTCTTGACCAAAGCATCAAACCTCAGCTCGGTGGGGCACAGATCATCAAACAGTTCGGGCCCACCAGTTTCCATCTTGTCAGGAGGAATATGCTTCTTCTCAGGAACTTTAAAAATCAGGATATCAAAATTCTTATCACTGAAGGTATTGCATATTGTGTAGTCCATGGTAGAGTATTTAAATGCAACTGGAGTATATAAACAGAAAGGTTTCGGTTTTTCAGAGCTGCCCCACGTCTCTTCTCTGTCATCGACAAGGGAGACAGCACCATCATCACGAAGCTCACAACCAGAATCTGGCACAGCCAATTCACTGGCCACCTGCTTGACTTCATCGCATCTCAGGCTAAATTCCTTCTCTAAAGAAAATCCATCCATTCCTTCCAAATCTGAGTAGCCATTACGATACTCATGAAGTGCAAGTAGAATCGGAAGAGGAAGTACTGGACCCACAAGAGCATCATCTCGCTGCACTTTCTGTGACCATTTATTGCTTCGGCGTGAAGGCTTTCTTAGGAAGAAAGGAGGCAACTGAGGTATGTCTGGAACAACTAGAAATTCCAAAGCTACCCTTTTTTGGTCCACTAGTACTTCAAGGAACTCAGGGTAGTTGGAATAGGCCAGTTGCAAAAGTTCTATTGGCAGGCCTGCCCATAGTCTCCTCAAAGCAACTTCGTGCATGCTTGCTGGCAAGCTTATGTCATCAAAAGCAACAGCAACTGCAGGAGACGATCTCAATCGACCAAAGCCACAAGCCTTCAACTTCTCACATAAGATTTCATGAGCTTCTGTACTAAAGGATTCCTTCTCTTGAGGACCCTTACgatgatttttaattttcgaATCCAGGACTTTAGTAAGGTTACCATTCAAATATGCAGATAGGTTATCAAAGTTCAGGTACTTGAATCTTCTGGGAAATCTATATCCCCCATCTTTCTTGGTAAATAGGAAATTATCTTCAAATGGCAAAAATTCTGTGTGAAATTCTTTCAACTTCTTCACAGAATCCCATGAAGCACAGTATCTTTGTAATTCAAGCTTCCCTGAAGACATAAGCCTTATCAGTGTAAAACTACCAAATTCATCAGACTCGGCAAGCTGTGCAGATAGACCTTTGTTTAGGATGCCAAAGCCCAAAACTATCTCTTTCTTTTGCTGCCAATCAATCCATTCAGGAAGATCATCCTTCAAAATCTCCTCCCTTACAAGACAACTTCCACATCTGCATTCACGACCAGACAATAACAGGTTTGTTGGGAGCTCCCATGCATAAATAGTTTTTGAAAATTCTGAAATTTCGGACACAATGGTTCCTCGTGGGGCTGGTAAAGCAGGTCCATAGCAAAAGAGATTAAACTCACAATTCAAAAAGGATCCTAACATAATGCAAAAACCTGATTCAGAAGCCCACTGATACGTTGTATTCCTTGAGTTTGATCTCAATTCAGACAATCTAAACACGTCAATGTAGCACGGTTTATCAAGACCATGAAACCATTGCAACACCGGCATCGGTTTCCGCACATCACAAAGAAGCAACAAACTATGTGAAGCCAACGCAAAATGAAAGCCATCAGAACCTGCAATCATAAAACTAAGGAACCTTTCATTTTTAACCGATGCATACATACTTAACATCTCAACCTTGGCTAAACAGCTCACGACACATTCATCAAGCCTCAAATCAACTAAAAACACAGCATCGGACCGAGCAACAATCAAGATCCTACAATGCCAACTAAATTGACAACCCAACCATTTCCGACTCCCCGATGTACCCGACTCATCATCCCAAGAAACTCGCAACCTAGTCCCTCTAAAACGCGCACCTGTGGCAACACTTTTCAAACAAGACTCCAAATCGAATAAGAACAATGAGCCACTCTCCAACAAAACCACACTCTCCTCTAGCGTATACGGACTCCAACAAGCACAAACAACCGGGCAACTCTTGAAAACCTTACTACCCAAGCAAACCAAACTCGGGCTATCCCAATTCAAGCCAACTTCTTTAACCTTCACAGCAAACCAATGCACAGAGGACAACGtagaagccatcaaatacccaaCAATAGCCAAGGAATTCGAATCACATGCCCAACTTGTAGACCCAATACCTGATTCAACCATGGGGTTCACCGAGATATTGTTAATCCGGTACTCAAACCCAGTCTTTTCCCTGAAGATGCCACACTTCTTATCGACCCGAACGTCAAAACTGAAACCTGAACCATCCAACAATAATACCAAGAATCCGACTTGTTCAGAATTGACACCGGTAGGGAAGAAAACGACGATAGACTTGGAATTGGGTTGCTGAAGGAAGGAGAGGCGGTTGTGGAGGAGGTGAGAAGCGGCGTCATTTTGATGGGCAGTGTGGTGCCCGACGTGGAAGGAGATGGAGGAGGAAGTAGAGGGGGGGATGGATGAGGTGAGGAGGAATCTGGGAAGAGAGAGTTGGGGAGGAGGAGAGACAGAGTGAGGCAAGAGAGACTGGGAGGAGAAGAGGTGTGTTAGGGTTTGGGGCTTTGGGTTGAAAAATAGTGGACCCAGAGCTTGTCTAGATGAAGGGCCTGAGATGAGGAGAGGAGGAGTAGAGACTGTGGAGACCGGGAAGAGGGACTTCCACTCTGATGAGCAATCCATTGTTAGCATTGGAGAGGTTGATTCAGGAAGAACTTTATAGAAATGATGAGGAGGAAGacgtttgattttaaaaattttgcctATGTATCCAACAATGACTATCATGCCCCAAGGGTGACTCCTTTGAAcctgaaatccaaaaaatataaaatttagatatAATAATCCTACAAAATCAAATACTTCAAAAATCattctaaagaaaataaactcaacacTATTACATATGCTTTAAATCTCACAAATCTACTTATGCCACTTGGCACTTTTCTCACATTTTTGTTATAATCATGTCACGTGCCATCTATTCCAACAGCCACAACCATCAAATTCTcctaaaaaaatagagataaacgGATGAGTCTACCTACTCAGTAAGCAGTGAAcctatactagtatgtaaatgTGAGCCAGTTACATAATGCATAAACAAACAGTCTCAATAATAGCAGTGGTGTTTTCAGAAGCATTtcattacaataataatatatacaaaagaCCTTAGGCACAAGCATAACTGATACAACATCAAAAACAAAGGCCACGTTTACCCCCGTGGCAGGGTTGTGCATGTTTGCAGTTAACCAAGTAGCACATAAATCATTGTCACCAAAGTAAGTGCAATCAAAACAGTGTAACACCCCTTCCTATACATCAGGAATATTACGAATATTCATAACATGATGCTCGATGAAGAGATTTGAAGTCATGaaaaaatacctcatttattgaataatcaattaacttaaaaataaactGTCTTTGCTAACATAAAGCTGAAAACATAATGAAAAGGCATAAACTAGTTCTATGTGAAAGCAACACTGCTTAAATGCCTAAATCATACACCAAGTCTCTGGAAACTTATTCTACTCCTGGCACTCCTACTTTGTATCCATGAAATCATCATTTGGgacattaaaaacataaaaacagagaaacaaaCAAATGAGTCGAAGACTCAGTAATAGCACATCATACTGTAAACGTAATTTAACGTTAAGCTTAACTTTAAAAGCTTACGTATATCATAACATACATATCATTCATTAGTAACATAAGTGGAATGATACATAATCATGGCAATACATGTAACATGGATGCATGAATCACTGACTCTATGCATTTCCTATCATTTGTACATATCTTATTcatcttgtctttcacttaCATAGTGGCCATCATAACGTGTGCATTGGTCCAATTGTCATTGACTATACATAAcatatcatagcatagggtaaccacgcttgggtccgtggcACCGTATCACTTATCATAACATGCAGTTAAACATGTTTGGGTCCGTATTGTCACAtaacatatggtgaaccacgcttgagtctatGGCGCGGTCTATTATACTAtaacatgtagtgaaacacgcttagGTCCATGTTATCACTCATCATATGGTGAACCACACTTGAGTCTGTGGCACCGTATAACATATCATAACCTGTGGTGAACACGCTTGGGTTTTTGTCACCACCTAACATCATATCTTTCATGTGGTGGACCATGCTTGAATCCGTGGCTTGCACATCCAGCCATAACTTAAGGCCAATCTTAAAGCTCACTTGTCATTCATGTGTTCTCTTATTAACTTTCATAATGCATGTGAACACATTTGACTTCATGAAATTACAAGGCATGACATACTCTTGTGCATGGCATAACATTGAACATGGCATAACAACATGAGTCTTACGCAACATAACATACAtagacatggcataacatgatctaaacattacatggcatacatgtgatTTTCATAACATCTCATTTATATAACAACAATCCATATCATCATAGCATACATCATTTATAAGCACATCATTATAATTCATAGAGGTTCATGAAAAGGGGCTAACCTTGAATTGGCTTGTATTGTAGCGTAGGTAAACATCACATTTTTCATGCACAAAACTAAATATTTACAGCACACATAAAAGTATGATCATACTTCTTACCTCTTAACACTGTTTCTACAACCTTACGTtgtagctcgtgacctatacgagaCACTAATCATTACTAACATTTCTAAGAAAACAGGTCGtagtattctaattacttagaATCATGCCATAGAGAAAATTCACTAATTATTCAGCTATACTAAGATTAATATGTAGTAATGTTATTTAAAACCCATAACATATTACTTGGTTTTCtaattaaagtataacataATAAGTTCACTAAAATCCGATCTAAATAGACAATGggaatattaactaaaataaaaggCTCAATAGtttacattaaaatatattttaaatcacttaaatagtttctaataaaaataagttgTATAACTTGGTCTGACTTAAATTTCAGCCCAGCCTCAATTTGAGAAAACAACCCATTTAAGTTACTAAAATAGTTTCTGTAAACATAACCAGCCCCTTTAAAACAATATACTATTTTGTGAAATCAGCCTCTTTAGAAGATAGGAAGGCCCAAGGCTCGTGGAAAAATCAGTCCTTTTAAGGATAACCAAGCATCTAGCCGAATGGGCTTAAGGCCCAAGGGCCCATTAAGAATTTAAAGGGTGGCTACGCTTCTGGAGAACACACGGGTCTGACAGTAATGAAGGAAAACAGTGATGCGATGCAACTGGGAACTCACCGAGAGAGGAGGCTGGATGCGAAGGTGGTGGTGGGTCGAAGCCGACGGAGTGACCGGCGGAAaaagctagagagagagagagaagtttagAGAGAGACACTGTCAAACGGAAAGGAGAGGACGAGGATTCTGGCGTGGGCTTACCGGGAATAGCGCGAGGTGGCAGCGGGTGCCTGGTCTGCGGGTTCTGGGCGGCCCGGGTGGTGCTCCGACGTCCTCTGAGGTCGACGGTGGGCTGAGCGAAAACACAGGTGCTGTTTGGTTTTTAACAGTGGAGAGAGAGCGACTGATAGAGGTTTAGAGCGTCGACGTACGTCGTGGAGGAAGGAGGGCTTACCGTCGGCGTGCTCTGTGGTGGTTTCCGACGAGGCGGCTGCTTGGTTGCTAAGAGGAAGGCTACGGTGTGCTGAAAGGGCTGGCTTGCTGTAGAAAAATCTGATTTCACTGGTTGGGCCTCGAGAATTCTATTTGATGGAGGGACTGATGCGGGTTTGATGCagaggaaaacaaaaggaaTCAAAGGATTTTATGGGAGGGCTTTGGGGTGAGTTTGGTTTCCAATTAGGAAACCATTCAAACTAGGAAATCAATTAAGGAGTATACGGTTGTTGATTAGGTGCGTCACTAATCGGTTTAGTCTAGTTTTAGATCAAATTTAGAACTGAATAACTATATATCGATTACGTaccgattatttttttaaattggtatATCTGATTTTACTGATTTTAATCCGGTTTGACCccattttttaattctaataatattagttatagtaattagaataattatatattaatatttgttataataattttaatttattataactatattattgatagtgataatattagtattaatatatcgttattttctatataattatttagtatggtaatttctataataatttatatatagatttaaaatatattactaacagtaatatagtattagactataagTATTGGTCCAAAACCGAACTAGTTCTATTGGTTCATACTGGTCCGATTTTCCAATTTCCTAGTTAATTTTTACACTCCTAGTGTTGATAGGGGAAGAAatccaatcaaataaaatcactaatttaaaattgatctgttaaaatatttactaaaataataataataataataataataataataatactaagcCCTAATTTAAGACCCGTATGTTACAAATAGAGATTACATTTACCTTTGTGGTAGGGTTGTGTATTCTGCAAATAGCCAAGCAGAACATAAATCACTATGTCATTAGAATGATTGCATTCAAAACAGAGGTCATGTTTATACTTGTGGCAGGATTGTGCATTTTATGAATAGTTAAGTAGAATATAAATTACTTTGTAACCAAAATGATTGTATTCATAAGAGAGGTCATATTTACCCAATGGAAGGGATGTGCATTATGTGGATAGTTAAGTAGAACATGAATCACTTTGTTTCTAAAATGATTGCACTCAAAACAGATGTCACATTTTATACCCTTGGTGAGGTCATAACAAATGCCACCATTTTACACGTGGTAGGGCTTGTAACCAAAGTAGaacaaaatcttatttcaaATACAATGCAATATTAGAATTGAATagataatatcatataattggATAAACATTATTTGAGACTCTATGTTCACATTTTATCTAGTAGAGAAATAAGGTATAAAAacttgctcatgtctacaccaatcATGATTAAATGACACATTTCCATGTTAAGATGCAaagaataataaagaaaataaatgaggtggctttcataacaaaatatgtaattttttcacaaaatcaGCCTAATCAGTTTTAGACAAAGTCTAGTATAGGAGCATTGCTTACCTAGTTTTTGCAATATACTATCTAAGCCTTAAACTTGAACCATAGCAGTATCAAAACCTAATCCAAAAAATATCGTTAACATATAAATAACTCATACCAGTACAACACCAACCTAACTAATAAAATTGTATAACCCGAACCATAGCTCAATACAGGCCCATAAACAACACAGAAACAAAATAGTCCAACATGGTGCCTTGGGTTTATAATGGCCCAAGTGCAATGTCCAATGCACTACTCCACCAATAGATTAGTCAAACCTCCTTGGATTAGCTTAAATTTCACCAAAACGCATATCACCATCTACAAGGGAGAAAAGACAAAATCAAGATGGAATGAGGCGGCACGATGGCTTCGGTGTCCTTCGTTGGTCACTGAGGTCAAACtataaatgagagagagagagagagagagagagagagagagagagagagagagagagagagagagagagattaaacaGAGAGTAATTAGATAGACGAACGAGGGAGAGAGGCCGAGAAGAAGATGAGCAGAGAGAGTACGAGGGGAGGATAATACCAACGACGAAGCCTAGTCGGGAAGATGTGGCTATGATGACACGACCTAGTGAGAAGTAGGCTGACATGAGAGAGAGCAGATAGAGTAAGAGAGAAACAGAAAGGGAAACAGACAAAGAGTTAGAGGAGGATGGAGAGGGCGTATCGGTGGCAGTCGAGAACGTTGGCGGCTACTCGGTGTGATGGCTCGCAGTGGCCTTTGTGTGTGGGA
This window harbors:
- the LOC122288939 gene encoding uncharacterized protein LOC122288939 isoform X1; its protein translation is MIVIVGYIGKIFKIKRLPPHHFYKVLPESTSPMLTMDCSSEWKSLFPVSTVSTPPLLISGPSSRQALGPLFFNPKPQTLTHLFSSQSLLPHSVSPPPQLSLPRFLLTSSIPPSTSSSISFHVGHHTAHQNDAASHLLHNRLSFLQQPNSKSIVVFFPTGVNSEQVGFLVLLLDGSGFSFDVRVDKKCGIFREKTGFEYRINNISVNPMVESGIGSTSWACDSNSLAIVGYLMASTLSSVHWFAVKVKEVGLNWDSPSLVCLGSKVFKSCPVVCACWSPYTLEESVVLLESGSLFLFDLESCLKSVATGARFRGTRLRVSWDDESGTSGSRKWLGCQFSWHCRILIVARSDAVFLVDLRLDECVVSCLAKVEMLSMYASVKNERFLSFMIAGSDGFHFALASHSLLLLCDVRKPMPVLQWFHGLDKPCYIDVFRLSELRSNSRNTTYQWASESGFCIMLGSFLNCEFNLFCYGPALPAPRGTIVSEISEFSKTIYAWELPTNLLLSGRECRCGSCLVREEILKDDLPEWIDWQQKKEIVLGFGILNKGLSAQLAESDEFGSFTLIRLMSSGKLELQRYCASWDSVKKLKEFHTEFLPFEDNFLFTKKDGGYRFPRRFKYLNFDNLSAYLNGNLTKVLDSKIKNHRKGPQEKESFSTEAHEILCEKLKACGFGRLRSSPAVAVAFDDISLPASMHEVALRRLWAGLPIELLQLAYSNYPEFLEVLVDQKRVALEFLVVPDIPQLPPFFLRKPSRRSNKWSQKVQRDDALVGPVLPLPILLALHEYRNGYSDLEGMDGFSLEKEFSLRCDEVKQVASELAVPDSGCELRDDGAVSLVDDREETWGSSEKPKPFCLYTPVAFKYSTMDYTICNTFSDKNFDILIFKVPEKKHIPPDKMETGGPELFDDLCPTELRFDALVKNSGQNELKAYNILKRQWSKWQDGFSLHQEFCSLTKF
- the LOC122288939 gene encoding uncharacterized protein LOC122288939 isoform X2, whose translation is MIVIVGYIGKIFKIKRLPPHHFYKVLPESTSPMLTMDCSSEWKSLFPVSTVSTPPLLISGPSSRQALGPLFFNPKPQTLTHLFSSQSLLPHSVSPPPQLSLPRFLLTSSIPPSTSSSISFHVGHHTAHQNDAASHLLHNRLSFLQQPNSKSIVVFFPTGVNSEQVGFLVLLLDGSGFSFDVRVDKKCGIFREKTGFEYRINNISVNPMVESGIGSTSWACDSNSLAIVGYLMASTLSSVHWFAVKVKEVGLNWDSPSLVCLGSKVFKSCPVVCACWSPYTLEESVVLLESGSLFLFDLESCLKSVATGARFRGTRLRVSWDDESGTSGSRKWLGCQFSWHCRILIVARSDAVFLVDLRLDECVVSCLAKVEMLSMYASVKNERFLSFMIAGSDGFHFALASHSLLLLCDVRKPMPVLQWFHGLDKPCYIDVFRLSELRSNSRNTTYQWASESGFCIMLGSFLNCEFNLFCYGPALPAPRGTIVSEISEFSKTIYAWELPTNLLLSGRECRCGSCLVREEILKDDLPEWIDWQQKKEIVLGFGILNKGLSAQLAESDEFGSFTLIRLMSSGKLELQRYCASWDSVKKLKEFHTEFLPFEDNFLFTKKDGGYRFPRRFKYLNFDNLSAYLNGNLTKVLDSKIKNHRKGPQEKESFSTEAHEILCEKLKACGFGRLRSSPAVAVAFDDISLPASMHEVALRRLWAGLPIELLQLAYSNYPEFLEVLVDQKRVALEFLVVPDIPQLPPFFLRKPSRRSNKWSQKVQRDDALVGPVLPLPILLALHEYRNGYSDLEGMDGFSLEKEFSLRCDEVKQVASELAVPDSGCELRDDGAVSLVDDREETWGSSEKPKPFCLYTPVAFKYSTMDYTICNTFSDKNFDILIFKVPEKKHIPPDKMETGGPELFDDLCLWAK